Proteins encoded in a region of the Shewanella polaris genome:
- a CDS encoding AAA family ATPase: MRGLPGSGKSHWVEHYIDSLGADLSIHIRQHGYFSTDFYFFHQGEYRFNPQKLPRYHQANLTAFIVALARSEPVVICDNTNVAKWEFMAYEAAARALGYQVRVVLVGQPKNAEHQQLCALRNQHQVPLEHIQKMGHLFELD; the protein is encoded by the coding sequence ATGCGTGGCCTGCCAGGCAGTGGTAAGTCACATTGGGTGGAGCATTATATTGATTCATTAGGCGCAGACTTGTCGATTCATATTCGTCAGCACGGTTACTTTTCAACTGATTTTTATTTTTTTCATCAAGGTGAGTATCGGTTCAATCCGCAAAAACTTCCTCGATATCACCAAGCTAATTTAACGGCTTTTATTGTGGCATTAGCCCGTAGTGAACCTGTAGTGATTTGCGATAATACTAATGTTGCTAAGTGGGAGTTTATGGCTTATGAAGCTGCGGCTCGAGCGTTAGGTTATCAAGTTAGAGTGGTGTTAGTGGGTCAGCCTAAAAATGCTGAACATCAACAATTGTGTGCATTACGAAACCAACATCAGGTGCCCCTAGAACATATTCAAAAGATGGGTCATTTGTTTGAGTTAGATTAG
- the cobB gene encoding Sir2 family NAD+-dependent deacetylase — MYRRIVVLTGAGISAESGIKTFRDQHGLWEEHHIEDVATPEGYARDIDFVERFYNTRLEQLNGGDVAPNAAHVALAKLEAEFDGELLVITQNVDDLHERAGSLRLLHMHGELAKGRCPQSLQTFVLREPFGVDNCCTCCIPAKRLRPHIVWFGEMPFGMDRIHDALDHCDLFIAIGTSGTVYPAAGFVDAANHHGAQTVEVNLVEADRHSQFQYHLTGKAGEIVPQLVEQILAGKVIGSDKPD, encoded by the coding sequence ATGTACCGGCGAATAGTGGTACTGACCGGCGCGGGGATTTCTGCTGAGTCAGGGATTAAAACATTTCGAGATCAACATGGATTATGGGAAGAACATCATATTGAAGATGTTGCAACACCCGAGGGATATGCTCGAGATATCGATTTTGTTGAACGATTCTATAATACACGTTTGGAGCAATTAAATGGTGGTGACGTTGCCCCTAATGCTGCGCATGTTGCTTTAGCTAAACTCGAAGCTGAATTTGATGGTGAATTGTTAGTCATTACTCAAAATGTCGACGATTTACACGAACGAGCAGGCTCGCTGCGTCTCTTACATATGCATGGTGAACTTGCCAAAGGGCGTTGCCCACAATCATTACAAACTTTTGTGTTACGAGAACCTTTTGGTGTCGATAATTGCTGTACGTGTTGTATTCCGGCAAAACGTTTACGACCTCATATTGTTTGGTTTGGTGAGATGCCATTTGGTATGGATAGAATTCATGATGCATTAGACCACTGTGATTTGTTTATTGCCATTGGCACATCTGGGACCGTATATCCAGCTGCCGGTTTTGTCGATGCAGCTAATCACCATGGCGCGCAAACTGTAGAGGTTAATTTAGTCGAAGCCGATAGGCACAGTCAGTTCCAATACCATTTAACCGGTAAAGCAGGGGAGATTGTCCCACAATTAGTAGAACAAATTTTGGCAGGCAAGGTGATAGGCAGTGACAAACCAGACTAG
- the fur gene encoding ferric iron uptake transcriptional regulator has product MTDGNQALKKAGLKITLPRVKILELMQEPENQHISAEDLYKKLLEIGEEIGLATVYRVLNQFDDAGILNRHHFESGKAVFEMSTQQHHDHLVCLTCDKVIEFTDDVIERRQDEIAMRHNIKLTHHSLYLYGHCTNDTCDHADE; this is encoded by the coding sequence ATGACAGATGGAAATCAAGCGCTCAAAAAAGCCGGATTAAAAATAACCCTGCCGCGAGTTAAAATTCTAGAACTGATGCAAGAACCAGAAAATCAGCACATCAGTGCGGAAGACTTATATAAAAAATTACTCGAAATAGGTGAAGAAATTGGCCTTGCTACCGTATATAGAGTACTGAACCAATTCGATGATGCAGGCATTTTAAATCGCCATCATTTTGAAAGTGGTAAAGCGGTGTTTGAAATGTCAACACAGCAACACCATGACCATTTGGTGTGTTTAACCTGTGACAAAGTGATTGAATTTACTGATGATGTGATTGAACGTCGCCAAGATGAAATTGCGATGCGTCATAATATTAAACTCACTCACCATAGTTTGTATCTTTATGGTCACTGCACTAACGATACTTGCGACCATGCAGATGAATAA